A window of Thermoanaerobacterales bacterium genomic DNA:
CCAGGAGCCGGCGCAGCTCCGCCGGCAAAGGTTCCGCGCCCTGGCCGGCCGGGGCGAAGAAGTCGGCCAAGGTGATGCCCAGGGCGGTGGAGAGCTTCTGCAAAACGCTTAAACTGGGTTGGCGCTTACCGGCCTCAATCTCGCTAATCGTAGACTGGGCAACGCCAGCTTTCTTCGCCAAAGCGTTTGCGGAAATCCCGGCCATTGTACGAATTTCTGTCAGTCGACGACCTATATTCAAGTTGACCACCTATCTGTTAGCAGATAAGTCCTGCACTAAGTATATATGCGGAAAAGCACGAAAACAAGAGCA
This region includes:
- a CDS encoding helix-turn-helix transcriptional regulator; its protein translation is MVNLNIGRRLTEIRTMAGISANALAKKAGVAQSTISEIEAGKRQPSLSVLQKLSTALGITLADFFAPAGQGAEPLPAELRRLLEKARELTPEELAAFERMLDLVLKRPGAHT